In one Streptomyces sp. NBC_01288 genomic region, the following are encoded:
- a CDS encoding peptidoglycan-binding protein, with amino-acid sequence METPVFEEFDPASDCDCPGCADRRRLPSHSPTGRTVGHPAAQRALFVAAAASAALAAGHAVPAAAAPHAPARPGVPAGDTGDEPATPQGSKAPLHGPSGRPAKPAGAVKAPTATRAEIINRAKTWIAAQVPYSMNAYWSDGYRQDCSGFVSMAWGLPGNEWTGSLDQYGVRISKEELEPGDILLFHNLANPEKGSHVVIFGGWTDYTHTYYIALEETPSHARRQSTPYAYWSHSDSYVPYRYKGVTGGTEGVTPVAPVTPADAGRTNTPYPGASSFGPGADNKYVTQLGTMLVARGAGAYYTSGPGPRWSDADRRATQAFQLAQGWNGADADGLPGPQTWQLLVTGKGKNVGGAAAVGAAGPPAPASHGVPGYPGKAVFRLGANNKYVTELGKQLVKKGFGKYYTTGPGPRWGEPDRRNVEAFQRAQGWRGGAADGYPGPETWRRLFS; translated from the coding sequence ATGGAGACTCCGGTATTCGAGGAATTCGATCCCGCGAGCGATTGCGACTGCCCCGGATGTGCTGACCGGCGGCGCCTCCCGTCGCATTCCCCGACCGGCCGTACCGTCGGCCACCCCGCCGCCCAGCGGGCCCTCTTCGTGGCGGCCGCGGCGTCCGCCGCCCTCGCCGCCGGGCATGCCGTACCGGCCGCGGCCGCTCCCCACGCTCCGGCTCGCCCCGGAGTTCCCGCAGGTGACACGGGTGACGAGCCCGCGACCCCGCAGGGGAGCAAGGCCCCGCTGCACGGCCCGAGCGGGAGACCGGCGAAGCCGGCCGGTGCGGTCAAGGCGCCCACGGCCACCCGCGCGGAGATCATCAACCGGGCCAAGACCTGGATCGCGGCGCAGGTGCCGTACAGCATGAACGCGTACTGGTCGGACGGTTACCGGCAGGACTGCTCGGGGTTCGTCTCGATGGCCTGGGGGCTGCCGGGGAACGAATGGACCGGGAGTCTCGACCAGTACGGGGTGCGTATTTCCAAGGAGGAACTGGAGCCCGGCGACATTCTCCTGTTCCACAATCTCGCGAACCCCGAGAAAGGCTCGCACGTCGTCATTTTCGGCGGCTGGACCGACTACACGCACACCTACTACATCGCCCTGGAGGAGACCCCTTCGCACGCCCGCCGCCAGTCCACCCCGTACGCGTACTGGAGCCACTCGGACAGCTATGTGCCGTACCGCTACAAGGGCGTGACGGGCGGTACGGAAGGGGTGACACCGGTGGCTCCGGTGACCCCCGCGGACGCGGGCAGGACGAACACGCCGTACCCGGGAGCGTCGTCTTTCGGCCCCGGCGCCGACAACAAGTACGTCACCCAGCTCGGCACGATGCTCGTCGCCCGGGGCGCCGGCGCGTACTACACCTCGGGTCCGGGCCCGCGCTGGTCGGACGCGGACCGGCGGGCCACCCAGGCGTTCCAGCTCGCCCAGGGCTGGAACGGCGCGGACGCGGACGGCCTGCCCGGCCCGCAGACCTGGCAACTCCTCGTCACCGGCAAGGGCAAGAACGTAGGCGGCGCGGCGGCCGTCGGAGCGGCGGGCCCGCCCGCCCCCGCCTCGCACGGCGTCCCGGGCTACCCGGGCAAGGCCGTGTTCCGCCTCGGCGCGAACAACAAGTACGTCACCGAGCTGGGAAAGCAGCTGGTCAAGAAGGGCTTCGGCAAGTACTACACGACGGGCCCGGGACCGCGCTGGGGCGAGCCGGACCGCCGTAACGTCGAGGCCTTCCAGCGCGCCCAGGGCTGGCGCGGCGGCGCGGCCGACGGCTACCCCGGGCCGGAGACCTGGCGCCGGCTCTTTTCCTGA
- a CDS encoding SPFH domain-containing protein: MSTTTTSHTPENEGPPEGQTRPARLIQNEATTEIPVHLLFRDDPDPVSVPLRPAVVARRQGTGEQPRFRRPVPAKPRPAPEVDPDLVERPARVLPGTAGVLAGSCGLAGCLATSWWAGVLPPLATEALRLPFYAGAGLGPAQWAAYAGAGALGLFGFGGLARGRTGRAWVLGLFGRYRGTVRRTGLMWVNPLLLRRRVDVRLRHWRSEPMPGADANGVALRVVTLVVWRVRDTARATLGVEDHETYLRECVEAALARVPVEPPGGGAKGAADLAVDALTRLVAADSAPVGIEVFSVRPVRVEYAPEVAAAMTRRRIATLDAQQRATMLTSVVDSVEDTVTRLTMRGLVELDDYERRALVKDLTVAFCSGRGESAP; the protein is encoded by the coding sequence ATGAGTACGACGACCACTTCACACACGCCCGAGAACGAGGGGCCGCCCGAGGGACAGACCCGTCCCGCGCGGCTCATCCAGAACGAGGCGACCACCGAGATCCCCGTCCACCTGTTGTTCCGCGACGACCCCGACCCGGTCTCGGTGCCGCTCAGGCCCGCCGTCGTGGCCCGTCGGCAGGGCACCGGCGAGCAGCCCCGCTTCCGCCGCCCGGTCCCGGCCAAGCCGCGCCCGGCCCCGGAGGTCGACCCCGACCTCGTGGAGCGCCCGGCCCGGGTGCTGCCCGGCACGGCGGGCGTGCTCGCCGGTTCCTGCGGACTGGCCGGCTGCCTCGCCACCTCGTGGTGGGCGGGCGTCCTGCCCCCGCTCGCGACCGAGGCGCTACGACTGCCGTTCTACGCCGGTGCCGGACTCGGTCCCGCGCAGTGGGCCGCGTACGCCGGGGCCGGCGCGCTCGGGCTGTTCGGCTTCGGGGGTCTGGCCCGGGGCCGTACCGGACGGGCCTGGGTGCTCGGTCTGTTCGGGCGGTACCGGGGGACCGTCCGGCGCACCGGGCTGATGTGGGTCAACCCCTTGCTGCTGCGCCGCCGCGTCGACGTACGGCTGCGGCACTGGCGCAGTGAGCCGATGCCGGGGGCCGACGCGAACGGGGTCGCGCTGCGGGTCGTGACGCTCGTGGTGTGGCGGGTGCGGGACACCGCGCGGGCCACGCTCGGGGTCGAGGACCACGAGACGTATCTGCGCGAGTGCGTGGAGGCGGCGCTGGCCCGGGTGCCGGTGGAGCCGCCGGGCGGTGGCGCGAAGGGCGCGGCCGACCTGGCCGTCGACGCGCTGACCCGGCTGGTCGCGGCGGACTCGGCGCCGGTCGGCATCGAGGTGTTCTCGGTACGGCCGGTCCGTGTGGAGTACGCCCCGGAGGTCGCGGCGGCGATGACCCGGCGCCGTATCGCCACGCTGGACGCGCAGCAGCGGGCGACGATGCTCACGTCTGTGGTCGACTCCGTGGAGGACACGGTGACGCGACTGACCATGCGAGGTCTGGTGGAGCTGGACGACTACGAACGCCGGGCGCTGGTGAAGGACTTGACGGTCGCGTTCTGCTCGGGGCGGGGGGAATCGGCGCCGTGA
- a CDS encoding lytic polysaccharide monooxygenase auxiliary activity family 9 protein: protein MRKKAKWYAGVLGLTTAGAIVLSSGAASSHGYTDLPISRQKLCANGTVTNCGDIQYEPQSVEGPKGFPAAGPADGQICNGGISRFAQLSAPKAPSGTAWPTTKVTGGQSYTFRWQFTAIHATTDFKYYVTKAGWNQNHNLARSDLNTTPFLTVPYNGQRPSSSTISHTGTLPSGLSGHHVIVAVWTIADTTNAFYSCSDVTF, encoded by the coding sequence ATGCGCAAAAAGGCCAAGTGGTACGCGGGCGTGCTCGGGCTCACCACGGCCGGGGCCATCGTGCTCTCGTCCGGGGCCGCGAGCAGCCACGGCTACACCGACCTCCCCATCAGCAGGCAGAAGCTCTGTGCCAACGGCACGGTGACGAACTGCGGTGACATCCAGTACGAGCCGCAGAGCGTCGAGGGCCCCAAGGGCTTCCCGGCGGCCGGCCCCGCCGACGGCCAGATCTGCAACGGCGGAATCAGCCGCTTCGCCCAACTCAGCGCACCGAAGGCCCCGTCGGGCACCGCCTGGCCGACGACCAAGGTGACGGGTGGTCAGTCGTACACGTTCCGCTGGCAGTTCACGGCGATCCACGCGACGACGGACTTCAAGTACTACGTCACCAAGGCGGGTTGGAACCAGAACCACAACCTGGCCCGCTCGGACCTCAACACCACCCCGTTCCTCACCGTCCCCTACAACGGCCAGCGCCCCTCGTCGTCCACCATCTCCCACACCGGCACGCTGCCGTCCGGCCTCTCCGGCCACCACGTGATCGTCGCGGTGTGGACGATCGCGGACACGACCAACGCGTTCTACTCCTGCTCGGACGTCACGTTCTGA
- a CDS encoding DUF3592 domain-containing protein, whose amino-acid sequence MEALFYIAPLLIIAVVVLGAVSVIRRSRQVNSAWSSGLTAEARCLRTYTTTSGDAGDTMVSTTLHHVYEFTTREGRTVRFEESNGPGTTLEGDIVTVHYAADHPEQATAHAPSRGKLAAGAGCALVFFGVIVAACVVFILVTHKMFDSMGS is encoded by the coding sequence ATGGAAGCGCTGTTCTACATCGCGCCACTTCTCATCATCGCCGTCGTGGTGCTCGGTGCGGTGAGCGTGATCCGCCGCTCGCGCCAGGTCAACAGCGCCTGGAGCAGCGGACTCACGGCCGAGGCCCGCTGTCTGCGGACGTACACGACGACCAGCGGCGACGCCGGGGACACCATGGTGTCGACGACGCTGCACCACGTCTACGAGTTCACGACCCGCGAGGGCCGCACGGTCCGGTTCGAGGAGAGCAACGGGCCGGGCACGACGCTGGAGGGCGACATCGTCACCGTGCACTACGCGGCCGACCACCCCGAGCAGGCCACCGCCCACGCCCCGTCCCGCGGGAAGCTCGCGGCGGGCGCGGGCTGCGCGCTGGTGTTCTTCGGCGTGATCGTCGCCGCCTGCGTCGTCTTCATCCTCGTGACCCACAAGATGTTCGACTCCATGGGCTCGTAG
- a CDS encoding long-chain-fatty-acid--CoA ligase — protein sequence MESSRRTVAELVQARWGDHRPGLWCGQQVLTHHEMASGAAARAALLTDLLPPGTAPHVGVLLDNTPEYPLWLSAAALAGAAVAGINPTRRGPELARDILHTECRFLVTERAHVQLLEGLQLPGVRLLVTDTQSYDDLLAPYADAHPSAFSRATPDDRVLLYFTSGSTGAPKAAICTQGRLAAAGRSLADSFGVRADDVHYICMPMFHGNAVIADWAPALAAGAGVALRRRFSASRFLDDVRAYGATYFTYVGRAVQYVLATEERPDDRDNPLRMGFGTEAGAVDAVAFERRFGVRLVEGYGSSEGGAAVQWSPGTPAGAVGRAAPGLAVLDPETRTECSPAAFDSAGRLLNGEEAIGELVNRGANPFEGYWRNPEADAERRREGWYWTGDLFYRDRDGYLYFAGRTDDRLRVDSENLAAAMIENILARYEGADAVAVYAVPDPVTGDQVMATIAGHFDPLDFAEFLLAQPDLGTKMAPRFVRVVERMPVTATNKIHRAGLRREGVVCPDPVWWRPPGEAAYRRLTPEDAEGPLVGTRGPA from the coding sequence ATGGAGTCCAGCAGGCGTACCGTCGCGGAACTCGTACAGGCACGGTGGGGCGACCACCGCCCGGGCCTGTGGTGCGGGCAACAGGTGCTCACCCACCACGAGATGGCGTCCGGCGCGGCGGCCAGAGCGGCGCTCCTCACCGACCTCCTGCCACCCGGCACCGCACCCCACGTCGGCGTACTGCTCGACAACACCCCTGAATATCCCCTGTGGTTGAGCGCGGCGGCCCTCGCGGGCGCGGCCGTCGCCGGTATCAACCCCACCCGCCGAGGCCCCGAACTGGCCCGCGACATCCTGCACACCGAGTGCCGGTTCCTGGTCACGGAACGCGCCCACGTCCAGCTCCTCGAAGGCCTCCAACTCCCCGGCGTACGACTCCTGGTGACGGACACTCAGTCATACGACGACCTGCTCGCCCCGTACGCGGACGCGCACCCGTCCGCCTTCTCCCGGGCCACGCCCGACGACCGCGTCCTGCTCTACTTCACCTCCGGTTCCACCGGCGCCCCGAAGGCCGCGATCTGCACCCAGGGCCGACTGGCCGCTGCGGGGCGCTCGTTGGCCGACAGCTTCGGGGTCCGCGCGGACGACGTGCACTACATCTGCATGCCGATGTTCCACGGCAACGCGGTGATCGCCGACTGGGCACCGGCGTTGGCGGCCGGGGCGGGCGTGGCGCTGCGGCGGCGGTTCTCGGCGTCACGGTTCCTGGACGACGTACGGGCGTACGGGGCCACGTACTTCACCTACGTGGGCCGCGCCGTTCAGTACGTCCTGGCCACCGAGGAACGCCCCGACGACCGGGACAACCCACTACGCATGGGCTTCGGCACGGAGGCGGGGGCGGTGGACGCGGTGGCGTTCGAGCGGCGGTTCGGGGTGCGGCTGGTGGAGGGGTACGGGTCCTCGGAGGGCGGGGCGGCGGTGCAGTGGTCGCCGGGGACACCGGCCGGGGCGGTCGGGCGGGCGGCGCCCGGGCTCGCCGTACTCGATCCCGAGACGCGGACGGAGTGCTCGCCGGCGGCCTTCGACTCGGCGGGTCGGCTGCTCAACGGGGAAGAGGCGATAGGGGAGTTGGTGAACCGGGGCGCCAACCCCTTCGAGGGCTACTGGCGCAACCCCGAGGCGGACGCCGAGCGGCGCCGCGAGGGCTGGTACTGGACCGGCGACCTCTTCTACCGGGACCGCGACGGCTATCTCTACTTCGCCGGCCGCACCGACGACCGCCTCCGCGTCGACAGCGAGAACCTCGCCGCCGCGATGATCGAGAACATCCTCGCCCGCTACGAGGGCGCCGACGCCGTGGCGGTCTACGCGGTACCGGACCCGGTGACCGGCGACCAGGTCATGGCGACGATCGCCGGACACTTCGACCCGCTCGACTTCGCGGAGTTCCTGCTGGCCCAGCCGGATCTGGGGACGAAGATGGCGCCACGGTTCGTGCGGGTGGTGGAGCGGATGCCGGTGACCGCGACGAACAAGATCCATCGGGCGGGGCTGCGGCGGGAGGGGGTCGTATGTCCGGATCCGGTGTGGTGGCGGCCGCCGGGGGAGGCGGCCTACCGACGACTGACCCCCGAGGACGCCGAAGGGCCCCTCGTCGGAACGAGGGGCCCGGCTTGA
- a CDS encoding IclR family transcriptional regulator, producing the protein MALMHEPTAPYHSVQDALRILETVAGHSTGVTDTELARRTGLGTERLTILLRTLRREGYVEQLTDGAYITGEALSRLGSAAGREEAVREQIQRTLDRLRDSLGAAVYVSRYVDGEVTITQYAAGPTTPAVNEWVDFRVSAHATALGKSLLGQLDHNGRRDHLSRHKMARLTSRTITSDRLLLSRLETQPPTVPHLDLQEYAVGTVCAAVPITAGASVGCLALSLPVEHAHRLRQAADTLNREAGPVLLSLAI; encoded by the coding sequence GTGGCGCTGATGCACGAGCCGACCGCTCCCTACCACTCGGTACAGGACGCACTGCGCATCCTGGAGACAGTCGCCGGACACTCCACCGGCGTCACGGACACCGAACTCGCCCGCCGCACCGGCCTCGGCACCGAGCGCCTGACGATACTGCTGCGGACCCTGCGCCGCGAGGGCTACGTCGAGCAGCTCACCGACGGCGCCTACATCACCGGCGAGGCGCTGAGCCGGCTCGGCTCCGCGGCCGGCCGGGAGGAGGCGGTGCGCGAGCAGATCCAGCGGACCCTGGACCGGCTGCGCGACTCCCTGGGCGCGGCGGTCTACGTCAGCCGGTACGTCGACGGCGAGGTCACGATCACCCAGTACGCGGCCGGGCCCACCACCCCGGCCGTCAACGAGTGGGTCGACTTCCGCGTCTCCGCGCACGCGACCGCGCTCGGCAAGAGCCTGCTGGGCCAGCTCGACCACAACGGCCGCCGGGACCATCTCTCCCGGCACAAGATGGCCCGCCTCACCTCGCGCACGATCACCAGCGACCGGCTGCTGCTCTCCCGCCTGGAGACCCAGCCGCCGACCGTCCCCCACCTCGACCTCCAGGAGTACGCGGTGGGCACGGTCTGCGCGGCGGTCCCGATCACGGCCGGCGCCTCGGTCGGCTGCCTGGCCCTCTCCCTCCCGGTCGAGCACGCCCACCGCCTGCGCCAGGCGGCGGACACGCTGAACCGCGAGGCGGGGCCGGTGCTGCTGTCCCTCGCGATCTAG
- the ehuA gene encoding ectoine/hydroxyectoine ABC transporter ATP-binding protein EhuA: MSADTPLTKETDANANPPVDGSELIRLDHVTKRFGSNTVLDDLDFSVESGKHVTLIGPSGSGKTTILRLLMTLTKPDEGTITVDGEQLFPAPEKQIREIRKKIGMVFQQFNLFPNMTVLRNVTEAPVTVLGLPKEEAEARALELLDLVGLADKAGARPTQLSGGQQQRVAIARALAMRPRVLLLDEVTSALDPELVVGVLDVLRDIARTTDITMLCVTHEMNFARDISDQVLMFDAGRVIESGPPEQIFGDPEQERTREFLGAIL; this comes from the coding sequence TTGTCCGCTGACACGCCCCTGACGAAGGAAACCGACGCCAACGCCAACCCCCCGGTGGACGGCAGCGAGTTGATCCGCCTGGACCATGTGACGAAGCGCTTCGGGTCCAACACCGTGCTCGACGACCTCGACTTCTCCGTGGAGTCCGGCAAGCACGTCACCCTGATCGGTCCGTCCGGGTCGGGCAAGACCACGATCCTGCGGCTGCTGATGACCCTGACCAAGCCGGACGAGGGCACGATCACCGTCGACGGGGAGCAGCTCTTCCCTGCCCCCGAGAAGCAGATCCGCGAGATCCGCAAGAAGATCGGGATGGTGTTCCAGCAGTTCAACCTGTTCCCGAACATGACCGTGCTGCGCAATGTCACCGAGGCGCCGGTCACCGTCCTGGGCCTGCCCAAGGAGGAGGCGGAGGCGCGCGCCCTGGAGCTGCTCGACCTGGTCGGCCTCGCCGACAAGGCCGGCGCCCGCCCGACCCAGCTCTCCGGCGGCCAGCAGCAGCGCGTCGCGATCGCGCGGGCGCTGGCGATGCGGCCGCGGGTGCTGCTCCTCGACGAGGTGACCTCCGCGCTCGACCCGGAACTGGTCGTGGGCGTCCTCGACGTCCTGCGGGACATCGCCCGCACCACCGACATCACGATGCTCTGTGTGACCCACGAGATGAATTTCGCCCGTGATATTTCAGATCAAGTCCTGATGTTCGACGCGGGCAGGGTCATCGAATCGGGCCCGCCGGAGCAGATCTTCGGCGATCCGGAACAGGAACGGACCCGGGAATTCCTCGGCGCCATTCTTTGA
- the ehuD gene encoding ectoine/hydroxyectoine ABC transporter permease subunit EhuD: MKWDWNAVSEFMPYFWDGLKVTLQILLLGSLMSFVLGLVWALLMRTPTRWVRWPVGVVTEFVRDTPLLVQLFFLFYVLPEWGLTFSALTTGVFAIGLHYSTYTMQVYRAGIEAVPVGQWEAATALNLPVRRTWTAVILPQAIRRVIPALGNYVIAMLKDTPILMVITVLELMGRARLFSQDHYQFTEPITVIGVAFILISYPASLLIRALERRLVR, from the coding sequence GTGAAGTGGGACTGGAACGCCGTGAGCGAGTTCATGCCGTACTTCTGGGACGGCCTGAAAGTCACCCTGCAGATCCTGCTCCTGGGGTCGCTGATGTCCTTCGTGCTGGGACTGGTGTGGGCGCTGCTGATGCGGACGCCGACCCGCTGGGTGCGCTGGCCGGTCGGGGTCGTCACCGAGTTCGTGCGGGACACCCCGCTGCTGGTGCAACTGTTCTTCCTGTTCTACGTGTTGCCCGAGTGGGGCCTGACCTTCTCCGCGCTGACCACCGGTGTCTTCGCGATCGGGCTGCACTACTCCACGTACACGATGCAGGTCTACCGCGCGGGCATCGAGGCGGTGCCCGTCGGCCAGTGGGAGGCGGCGACCGCGCTGAACCTGCCGGTGCGCCGGACCTGGACGGCCGTGATCCTGCCGCAGGCGATCCGCCGGGTGATCCCGGCGCTGGGCAACTACGTGATCGCGATGCTCAAGGACACCCCGATCCTGATGGTGATCACGGTGCTCGAACTGATGGGCCGGGCCCGGCTGTTCTCCCAGGACCACTACCAGTTCACCGAGCCCATCACGGTGATCGGTGTGGCCTTCATCCTCATCTCCTATCCCGCCTCCCTGCTGATCCGAGCCCTGGAGCGACGCCTTGTCCGCTGA
- the ehuC gene encoding ectoine/hydroxyectoine ABC transporter permease subunit EhuC, translated as MTSGLWELVLKGVWTTVQLLVLSALLATAVAFVVGIARTHRLWIVRFLAGLYTEVFRGTSALVMIFWVFFVLPVAFGWQLVPLWAGTLALGLTYGAYGTEIVRGALNAVDPAQQEGGVALSFTPWQRMRLILLPQAVPEMIPSFCNLLIELLKGTALVSVMGMGDLTFSANLVRLALQQSAEIYTYILLIYFVIAFTLTRLMRGLEKKLKAGIGKAPGNEKAARELKRAQTTGVGGGGVA; from the coding sequence ATGACCTCAGGCCTCTGGGAACTCGTCCTCAAGGGAGTCTGGACCACCGTCCAACTCCTCGTCCTCAGCGCGCTGTTGGCGACCGCCGTGGCCTTCGTCGTCGGCATCGCCCGCACCCACCGGCTGTGGATCGTCCGCTTCCTCGCCGGTCTCTACACCGAGGTGTTCCGCGGCACCTCCGCCCTCGTCATGATCTTCTGGGTGTTCTTCGTCCTGCCGGTCGCCTTCGGCTGGCAGTTGGTCCCCCTGTGGGCGGGCACGCTCGCCCTCGGTCTGACCTACGGCGCGTACGGCACGGAGATCGTGCGCGGCGCGCTGAACGCGGTCGACCCGGCGCAGCAGGAGGGCGGGGTCGCGCTGAGCTTCACGCCCTGGCAGCGGATGCGGCTGATCCTGCTGCCGCAGGCGGTGCCGGAGATGATCCCGTCCTTCTGCAACCTGCTGATCGAACTGCTCAAGGGCACCGCCCTGGTGTCCGTCATGGGCATGGGCGATCTCACCTTCAGCGCCAACCTGGTGCGGCTCGCGTTGCAGCAGAGCGCGGAGATCTACACGTACATCCTGCTGATCTACTTCGTGATCGCCTTCACGCTCACCCGGCTGATGCGCGGACTGGAGAAGAAGCTGAAGGCCGGGATCGGCAAGGCGCCCGGCAACGAGAAGGCCGCGCGTGAGCTGAAGCGCGCGCAGACCACCGGCGTCGGAGGAGGTGGCGTCGCGTGA
- the ehuB gene encoding ectoine/hydroxyectoine ABC transporter substrate-binding protein EhuB encodes MAPPIGNDRHTSGHTPGHTRRALLAGVAAAGALGAAGCSRVATASTSGGELLDRLKAQGVVRLGIAGEIPFGYIDKDGQLTGEAPKLAEAIFKRLGVDKVQPVPTEFGSLIPGLNSQQFDVVAAGMYVTPERCAQVIFADPDYQVLDSFVVRKGNPKGLHTYKDVIAKKAKFATGTGYAQIQHAVDAGYKQSDILIVPDQVAGLNAVEAGRVDVFAGTALTTRAVVKKSAKAESTTPFAPLVDGKPRIDGGAFAFRPTETNLRDAFNVELHKLKKSGELFRILRPFGFSKAEMTDLTAKELCGG; translated from the coding sequence ATGGCTCCACCAATTGGGAACGACAGACACACATCCGGTCACACGCCGGGTCACACCCGTCGGGCACTGCTCGCCGGGGTGGCGGCGGCGGGTGCGCTGGGCGCGGCCGGCTGTAGCCGTGTGGCCACCGCGTCGACCAGCGGCGGTGAACTGCTCGACCGGCTGAAGGCGCAGGGCGTCGTACGGCTGGGGATCGCGGGTGAGATCCCGTTCGGGTACATCGACAAGGACGGTCAACTGACCGGTGAGGCACCGAAGTTGGCGGAGGCGATCTTCAAGCGCCTCGGCGTCGACAAGGTGCAGCCCGTGCCCACCGAGTTCGGCTCGCTCATCCCGGGGCTGAACTCGCAGCAGTTCGACGTCGTGGCCGCCGGGATGTACGTGACCCCGGAACGCTGTGCGCAGGTCATCTTCGCCGACCCCGACTACCAGGTGCTGGACTCCTTCGTCGTCCGCAAGGGCAACCCGAAGGGGCTGCACACCTACAAGGACGTCATCGCGAAGAAGGCGAAGTTCGCCACCGGCACCGGGTACGCCCAGATCCAGCACGCCGTCGACGCCGGGTACAAGCAGAGCGACATCCTGATCGTCCCGGACCAGGTCGCCGGGCTGAACGCCGTGGAAGCGGGGCGAGTCGACGTCTTCGCCGGTACGGCGCTCACCACGCGCGCGGTCGTGAAGAAGTCCGCCAAGGCGGAGTCGACCACGCCCTTCGCACCGCTCGTCGACGGGAAACCGCGGATCGACGGGGGCGCCTTCGCGTTCCGGCCGACCGAGACGAATCTGCGCGACGCCTTCAACGTCGAGCTGCACAAGCTCAAGAAGAGCGGGGAGTTGTTCCGGATCCTGCGGCCCTTCGGGTTCAGCAAGGCCGAGATGACGGACCTCACCGCGAAGGAGCTCTGCGGCGGATGA
- a CDS encoding DUF3830 family protein, giving the protein MTDHFIEVSLAKRNVHCRAKLLVERAPLTCAAIWDALPLIGDVYHAKYARNEIYALFPPFAETEPPLENPTVTPIPGDLCYFAFAGTELGTKAYGYDREVRAGTTVVDLALFYERNNLLLNGDVGWVPGIVWGQVVEGLEEMAEACNDLWRSGAAGESLSFRRA; this is encoded by the coding sequence ATGACGGATCACTTCATCGAGGTCTCACTCGCAAAGCGGAACGTCCACTGCCGGGCAAAACTGCTGGTGGAACGCGCACCGCTGACCTGCGCGGCCATCTGGGACGCACTCCCGCTAATCGGCGACGTCTACCACGCCAAGTACGCCCGCAACGAGATCTACGCCCTTTTCCCGCCATTCGCAGAAACGGAACCCCCGCTGGAGAACCCCACAGTCACCCCCATACCGGGCGATCTCTGCTATTTCGCCTTCGCCGGCACGGAACTCGGCACGAAGGCCTACGGCTACGACCGCGAGGTCCGCGCCGGCACGACGGTCGTCGACCTGGCCCTGTTCTACGAACGCAACAACCTCCTCCTCAACGGCGATGTGGGCTGGGTGCCCGGCATCGTCTGGGGCCAGGTGGTCGAAGGGCTGGAGGAGATGGCGGAGGCCTGCAACGACCTGTGGCGGTCGGGGGCGGCGGGGGAGAGCCTCAGCTTCCGGCGGGCCTGA